Part of the Leptospira sp. GIMC2001 genome, AAAGTTATCAAGACGATTCTAAAACTTTCTTCAAAGAAAATAGTAATATCCCAAATCCTTTTTTCTCATGACGATTCCGTAATCTATGGAATGGTCGAGAACTCAAGACATGGTGTGGTTGCATGGAATGTTGAGACGGGTGCTGAGAAGTATTTTGCAAGTCAGAAAGATTATGGAAGATTTGCAATTCATGAAAAATCGAATCTGCTTGTTTCTGCTGAAGCCGAGAAGAATAAAATAAATCTTTTCAATCTAGAAACTGGAAAACTTATCAAAAGCCTTCCAATGGAATTGTTGGGTTTCAGTGAGATAGTATTTCATCCTAACGGTGAATATGTGATTGTCGGTCGCCGAGATTCCACAGAATTTATACAAATTCTCAACGTAAAAACAAATTCTATAACCAAGTTTGTTGGTCATATGCAAATCTTTAGATTCGATCTGAGCAGTGATGGTTCTTCCCTTGCCGTTGCTTCATTTTTCTTTTTCGATCTTCCAGACAACATCAGTTTTGCGGTATATGACATTGGATCGAAGAAAGAGATATCACAGCTTTCGTCTTCCTATGGAGCTGAGGATTTTAAACTTGGTCATGAAGTTGAAGTCAATCTAGCCGGTGAATGGACGCGAGGTTTTGTTGGACAGATTGCACCCAAGATCGATCAAGTCTTAATTGAATTTCCGGATAGTAAACCGAAGGACAAATTATGGGCAGAAGCGTCTTCCGTCCGATTTATAAATATCGAAGATAGAAAAATAGATCCCTTAAAAATCTGGAATGTAGGAGATCGGGTTTTCGCAAATGTAAAAGGAAAGGAATACACAGGTGCTATCGAGCAGATAAATAAAGACTTAGGTTGGATATTAGTTCGATTTGAATCTTCGAAACCTAAATCAGCTGATTGGGTTAGGCCTTGGAATTTAAAAAAACAATAGTTATATTTAAAAATTTAATCTGTATTTATGAAAA contains:
- a CDS encoding WD40 repeat domain-containing protein, whose translation is MILPKPQQILLSFLICIIPIYSIEVSRNPRWSIPQSEITKVFHTAISPNQEIVAIGGKNGFQESSPVLIQIRNLYTGKLMQSIDGLGTSLVALSNLKFSKDGKFFYAVCGNKILFWSTDNWKLVSEINVEREVLSVDLSSNNQLVAVANSVGDEKKSVTNLLIYNRETGKVIKTILKLSSKKIVISQILFSHDDSVIYGMVENSRHGVVAWNVETGAEKYFASQKDYGRFAIHEKSNLLVSAEAEKNKINLFNLETGKLIKSLPMELLGFSEIVFHPNGEYVIVGRRDSTEFIQILNVKTNSITKFVGHMQIFRFDLSSDGSSLAVASFFFFDLPDNISFAVYDIGSKKEISQLSSSYGAEDFKLGHEVEVNLAGEWTRGFVGQIAPKIDQVLIEFPDSKPKDKLWAEASSVRFINIEDRKIDPLKIWNVGDRVFANVKGKEYTGAIEQINKDLGWILVRFESSKPKSADWVRPWNLKKQ